One uncultured Hyphomonas sp. genomic region harbors:
- a CDS encoding IS6 family transposase gives MYVRFPLSLRNVEDLLHERGIDICHESVRLWVDRFGTYFAHEIRKRRSESMRRSPQWRWHLDEVFVKIRGERHYLWRAVDHEGEVLESYVTKKRDKAAALKFLKKAMKRYGKPHIVVTDKCPSYRAAMKMIGNETRQETGRHLNNRAENSHLPFRRRERAMSRFRRMRSLQKFVSVHSSVYNHFNFERHINTRIRFKQKRDVALREWRDLLVA, from the coding sequence ATGTATGTCAGATTCCCGCTGTCTCTGCGCAATGTCGAAGATCTCCTGCATGAGCGTGGGATCGACATCTGCCACGAAAGCGTCCGGCTTTGGGTCGACCGCTTCGGTACTTACTTCGCCCATGAGATCCGCAAGCGCCGGTCGGAATCGATGCGGCGAAGCCCGCAATGGCGATGGCACCTGGACGAGGTATTCGTCAAAATCAGAGGCGAGCGACACTACCTCTGGCGCGCGGTGGATCACGAGGGCGAAGTCCTTGAATCGTATGTGACGAAGAAGCGTGACAAGGCTGCGGCGTTGAAATTCCTCAAGAAAGCAATGAAGCGATACGGTAAACCGCATATTGTCGTAACGGACAAATGTCCCTCCTATCGGGCGGCAATGAAGATGATTGGAAATGAGACGCGTCAGGAAACGGGCAGGCATTTGAACAACCGTGCCGAGAATTCGCACTTACCGTTCCGAAGGCGAGAACGGGCGATGTCCCGATTTCGGCGTATGCGAAGTCTGCAGAAGTTCGTCTCAGTTCATTCGTCAGTGTACAATCACTTCAACTTCGAAAGGCACATCAACACAAGAATCCGGTTCAAGCAGAAACGCGACGTCGCGCTTCGCGAGTGGCGCGACCTTCTCGTCGCTTAG
- a CDS encoding IS6 family transposase, whose product MTKSPFRYFKTSPEIIQLAVMMYVRFPLSLRNVEDLLHERGIDICHETVRHWVDRFGTHFAHKIRNRRSERMRQSPQWQWHLDEVFVKIRGQTHYLWRAVDHEGEVLESFVTKTRDKASALKFMRKAMKRYGNPQVVVTDRCHSYRAAMKEIGNERRQECGRHQNNRAENSHLPFRRRERAMSRFRRMRSLQKFASVHSSVYNHFNHQRNIESRARFKSLRDAALLEWRELLAA is encoded by the coding sequence ATGACGAAATCACCCTTCCGCTACTTCAAGACGTCGCCCGAGATCATCCAGCTTGCGGTCATGATGTATGTTCGATTTCCGCTATCCTTGCGCAACGTGGAAGACCTGCTTCACGAGCGCGGCATCGACATTTGCCACGAAACAGTCCGTCACTGGGTCGACCGTTTCGGCACTCACTTCGCGCACAAGATCCGCAACCGCCGATCTGAACGCATGAGGCAATCGCCACAATGGCAGTGGCACCTGGATGAGGTGTTTGTAAAGATCCGTGGGCAGACACACTATTTGTGGCGCGCTGTCGATCATGAGGGCGAAGTTTTGGAGTCTTTCGTTACGAAGACGCGCGATAAGGCCTCTGCATTGAAATTCATGAGAAAAGCCATGAAACGGTATGGCAATCCTCAGGTAGTTGTGACTGACAGGTGCCACTCATATCGCGCGGCCATGAAAGAGATTGGAAACGAACGGCGCCAAGAATGCGGCCGGCACCAGAACAATCGTGCCGAGAATTCCCATCTTCCTTTCCGCCGACGAGAGCGGGCGATGTCTCGTTTCCGGCGCATGCGAAGTCTCCAGAAGTTCGCTTCAGTCCATTCGTCTGTATACAATCACTTCAATCATCAAAGGAACATTGAGAGCAGGGCCAGGTTCAAATCGCTACGTGACGCCGCTCTTCTCGAATGGCGCGAACTTCTCGCTGCCTGA
- a CDS encoding SDR family oxidoreductase, producing the protein MLQPGKNVLIAGATGYLGQRLIKAYAEASYSVRALARAPEKLCGLGDYLDDIFVGEETKPVSVDGCCDGIDLVVSALGVTRQKDGLTYEEVDYGANRNLLDEAMRAGVQRFTYIHVLNAEQMPGSAMARAKARFASELHDAAIASTIIRPSGFFSDLMEILQMAQAGRVYLFGDGQSRISPIDGSDLAILCVRASQDGREQVEAGGPETFTQDEIARLAFHVLNKQPAITHIPLCLGNAGVALAKLLGFRSVAGPFEFFLSASALDMSAPPNGERLLRDAFQAGLN; encoded by the coding sequence ATGTTGCAGCCAGGAAAAAATGTCCTGATAGCCGGCGCGACGGGATATCTCGGGCAGAGGCTTATCAAGGCTTACGCTGAAGCGAGCTATTCCGTGCGGGCGCTCGCACGCGCACCTGAGAAGCTTTGTGGCCTTGGCGACTATCTCGATGACATCTTCGTCGGTGAAGAAACAAAACCCGTCAGCGTGGATGGGTGTTGTGATGGAATCGATCTCGTTGTCTCTGCACTGGGCGTGACCCGCCAGAAAGACGGGCTGACTTATGAAGAGGTCGACTACGGTGCCAACCGGAACCTGCTGGATGAGGCGATGCGCGCGGGTGTGCAGCGATTTACTTACATCCATGTCCTGAACGCCGAACAGATGCCCGGGTCAGCCATGGCGCGCGCCAAGGCCAGGTTCGCGTCAGAACTGCATGATGCGGCGATCGCCTCGACCATCATCAGGCCTAGCGGGTTCTTCTCGGACCTGATGGAAATCCTGCAGATGGCGCAGGCGGGGCGGGTCTACCTGTTCGGTGATGGACAGAGCCGTATATCGCCCATTGATGGATCTGATCTTGCGATACTGTGCGTCCGGGCGAGCCAAGACGGACGGGAGCAAGTAGAGGCAGGTGGGCCTGAGACCTTCACACAGGATGAGATTGCCCGGCTGGCTTTTCATGTCCTGAACAAACAACCGGCTATCACTCATATACCCCTGTGCCTTGGCAATGCAGGTGTCGCTCTTGCGAAACTGCTCGGCTTCCGGTCTGTAGCGGGACCATTCGAATTTTTCCTCAGTGCATCCGCCCTGGATATGAGCGCGCCGCCCAATGGCGAGCGCCTGCTTAGGGATGCGTTTCAAGCTGGGCTGAATTAG
- a CDS encoding autotransporter domain-containing protein: protein MSKFTKARAFSHASTTSACLFSGFVALTLIAPSASAQANTNAGSGNYYFFGDSNIGQGNFSAIVGSRYEDFYPNSSNNGFERDSNGLIWAELLGRDVDIILDPDIDSPNINFAISGAHMTRGGDLVPFGVETGVRVQTEEFAALVESDALSIGNNDVAFMIAGANDFLDRLEIDDPADEIVADVAAAAAENIAALANSGVKTIILSEIQPLRFAPQFSGDPETQDALAQLIEAANAEMFAAVAELDLPSDVNVVTMRYEAFMTYVTSNAAALGFTDTTSPCFDWSDTSLCSTDFNEQNKYLWFDPLHMTEAGHALVAQWWMATLAGANGSASLETARLPRVGYEQLESHLRLVRPGAYTTSEDHFAAWLAPASSSLDISRRGASPKASLDLDGASLGMEGRFAEHFVVGGALSVGKTDVVFDTSGSARLEGGMLSVYGALDYQADGRLSLTMTRGGHEVTGISRATGVTLLSAQGETDSELWDVEVAARSVDRIGAVEIDHGMALSAGRIKVDGYEETGANGLALSYGDQAFNYRRLMLDAKFRGPDLQLSRLFSVTPLADVAYVNQFGDDDYGLTSSLIDNTSMPVTIRSEAPTEDRFNAGVGARLGIGENWSLTARYAHQWAEDIDRSDEFAVTLHTVF, encoded by the coding sequence ATGTCTAAATTCACCAAGGCGCGTGCCTTCTCGCACGCGTCGACGACCTCGGCATGCCTTTTTTCAGGCTTCGTTGCCCTGACACTTATCGCCCCGTCTGCTTCTGCACAGGCCAACACCAATGCGGGAAGTGGAAACTACTACTTCTTCGGTGACAGCAATATCGGCCAAGGCAATTTCAGCGCGATTGTCGGGTCGCGCTATGAAGACTTCTACCCCAACTCGTCCAACAATGGGTTCGAGCGGGATTCGAACGGCTTGATCTGGGCTGAACTTCTCGGTCGGGATGTCGATATCATTCTTGACCCGGACATTGACTCGCCGAACATCAATTTTGCCATTTCAGGTGCGCACATGACGCGGGGCGGCGACCTCGTGCCATTTGGTGTCGAAACCGGCGTTCGAGTGCAGACTGAGGAATTCGCCGCACTGGTCGAGAGCGATGCGCTCAGCATTGGAAACAATGATGTTGCATTCATGATCGCAGGTGCAAACGACTTCCTGGACCGTCTGGAGATTGATGACCCGGCCGATGAAATCGTCGCTGATGTTGCAGCGGCGGCAGCGGAAAATATCGCGGCGCTGGCCAATTCGGGTGTGAAGACCATCATCCTGTCGGAAATCCAGCCACTCCGGTTCGCGCCGCAATTCAGCGGTGATCCAGAAACGCAGGATGCCCTTGCGCAGCTGATTGAAGCCGCAAATGCTGAGATGTTCGCAGCTGTTGCTGAACTCGATCTGCCGTCGGACGTGAACGTCGTCACGATGCGGTACGAAGCATTCATGACGTACGTCACGTCGAATGCGGCCGCACTCGGTTTCACCGATACGACCTCGCCCTGTTTCGATTGGAGCGACACCTCTTTGTGTTCGACGGATTTCAACGAGCAGAACAAATATCTCTGGTTTGATCCCTTGCACATGACCGAGGCCGGGCACGCGCTGGTTGCGCAATGGTGGATGGCGACCCTTGCCGGGGCAAACGGCTCTGCATCGCTTGAAACGGCGCGCTTGCCCCGCGTCGGATACGAGCAGCTGGAAAGTCACCTACGTCTCGTTCGTCCTGGTGCGTACACGACGAGCGAAGATCACTTCGCAGCGTGGTTGGCACCAGCATCCTCATCGCTGGACATTTCTCGCCGCGGCGCGTCGCCGAAAGCGAGCCTCGACCTGGACGGTGCGTCTCTCGGTATGGAGGGGCGGTTTGCGGAGCACTTTGTGGTCGGCGGCGCTCTTTCGGTTGGAAAGACCGATGTTGTGTTTGATACGTCGGGCAGCGCGCGCCTTGAAGGCGGAATGTTGTCCGTCTACGGCGCGCTGGACTACCAGGCGGATGGCCGACTGAGCCTGACGATGACCCGTGGTGGGCACGAAGTAACCGGGATCTCCCGCGCAACCGGCGTCACGCTTCTCTCGGCGCAAGGGGAAACGGATAGCGAGCTGTGGGATGTTGAAGTCGCGGCCCGCAGCGTTGACCGGATCGGTGCCGTCGAAATCGATCATGGAATGGCCCTGTCTGCCGGGCGCATCAAGGTCGACGGATATGAGGAAACAGGCGCGAATGGGCTGGCGCTCAGCTACGGGGACCAGGCGTTCAACTATCGCCGCCTGATGCTGGACGCAAAGTTCCGGGGTCCGGATCTCCAGCTTTCCCGTCTCTTCTCCGTCACGCCCCTTGCGGACGTGGCCTACGTGAACCAGTTCGGCGACGACGACTACGGGCTGACTTCGTCTCTCATCGATAACACCTCCATGCCCGTCACGATCCGCAGCGAGGCGCCGACTGAAGATCGCTTCAATGCCGGTGTCGGGGCTCGACTGGGGATTGGCGAGAACTGGTCGCTCACCGCTCGATATGCCCATCAGTGGGCGGAAGACATCGACCGCAGCGATGAGTTCGCCGTAACCCTTCACACCGTTTTCTAG
- a CDS encoding SUMF1/EgtB/PvdO family nonheme iron enzyme — protein sequence MFKSVIPREASAAILIAAFAIAVFARLPSVADTGSAGEDVDWQIRTPRQANMIELSTATTLIGDDLAPPDERPQFEISVPGFLLDETPVTVGQFRAFVEQTGYVTEAEKFGDAGVFTSGTGNWSLVSGATWEYPRGPKHEPAEDNHPVTQVSWNDANAFCQAYGARLPTEIEWERAARMGQTPDGTVFYARTRASLEARRHINTWEGIFPVLNTGEDGYLGTSPVGYFGKAPTGFSDLAGNVWEWTSSPYVPYPADLHGNKLGDVERVQRGGSFLCDQNFCQGFRVTARSHSTPDTALMHVGFRCAAEIGASPSVGHVLK from the coding sequence ATGTTCAAATCTGTCATTCCGCGGGAGGCCTCAGCCGCAATTCTGATCGCGGCTTTCGCAATCGCTGTTTTTGCACGCCTGCCATCAGTCGCAGACACAGGTTCCGCTGGCGAGGATGTGGATTGGCAGATCCGGACGCCGCGGCAAGCCAACATGATCGAATTGTCGACCGCCACGACCTTGATAGGCGATGACCTGGCACCGCCTGACGAACGGCCGCAGTTCGAAATATCGGTGCCCGGCTTCCTGCTGGATGAAACTCCGGTGACTGTCGGACAGTTCCGCGCATTCGTGGAACAAACGGGCTATGTGACAGAGGCGGAAAAATTTGGCGATGCCGGTGTCTTCACAAGCGGCACGGGGAATTGGTCCCTCGTATCAGGTGCGACCTGGGAGTATCCGCGCGGGCCCAAGCATGAACCTGCTGAAGACAATCATCCGGTCACGCAGGTCTCGTGGAATGACGCCAACGCATTCTGCCAAGCCTACGGTGCACGCCTGCCAACGGAAATTGAATGGGAAAGAGCGGCCCGTATGGGTCAAACGCCTGACGGCACGGTTTTCTATGCCAGGACGAGAGCTTCACTCGAAGCACGACGGCACATCAATACCTGGGAAGGAATATTTCCTGTATTGAATACAGGAGAAGATGGGTATCTTGGAACCTCGCCCGTTGGATATTTTGGCAAGGCCCCAACTGGATTTTCGGATCTGGCGGGAAATGTCTGGGAATGGACGAGTTCTCCATATGTCCCCTACCCCGCAGACCTTCACGGCAACAAGCTGGGCGACGTTGAACGGGTCCAACGCGGAGGTTCATTTCTCTGCGACCAGAACTTTTGTCAGGGATTCAGGGTGACAGCGCGAAGCCATTCTACTCCCGACACCGCATTGATGCATGTTGGCTTTCGGTGCGCCGCTGAGATCGGGGCAAGCCCATCGGTGGGGCATGTTCTCAAATGA
- a CDS encoding GlxA family transcriptional regulator, translating into MMKTNDTPQASLKPRRVVMVIYPDAHILDVVGPLEVLTGTKLFLPENVEPYEVHVVAQDAGSVRTTSGLTIDADQGFEDASRDGGAIDTLIISGGHGTVKALENRTLLKFVSDAAARSKRIVSICTGALILAEVGLLNNRRATTHWWWCPILAQRYPKVEVDPDAIFVQDGNIWTSAGVTTGMDLALSLVEMDWGHDIALQVARYNVMYMMRPGGQSQFSAHLIAQRAEDPVINSTLDYVLGHLDQPLSVTALAARACMSERTFARKFKEETKVTPAHYVEAARVQAARVELEQSDTGIEQIAVSTGFQSAERMRRAFQRHVGVSASDYRERFRSSASNLFQPREGAK; encoded by the coding sequence ATGATGAAAACAAACGATACCCCCCAAGCTTCCCTGAAACCTCGCCGCGTGGTGATGGTCATCTATCCCGATGCCCACATCCTGGACGTGGTTGGCCCGCTAGAAGTGCTGACAGGAACGAAACTGTTCCTGCCGGAAAATGTCGAGCCCTATGAAGTGCACGTGGTGGCACAAGATGCCGGTTCCGTCCGGACAACGAGCGGACTAACAATTGATGCCGACCAGGGCTTCGAGGACGCGTCTAGAGATGGGGGCGCGATCGACACTCTGATCATCTCCGGGGGACACGGTACCGTAAAAGCACTGGAGAACCGCACGCTCCTGAAGTTTGTTTCTGATGCCGCAGCCCGGTCAAAGCGGATTGTGTCAATCTGCACCGGCGCTCTGATCCTGGCCGAAGTCGGCCTGTTGAATAATCGCCGGGCGACTACTCACTGGTGGTGGTGCCCCATCCTGGCGCAACGCTACCCAAAGGTTGAGGTCGATCCCGACGCAATTTTCGTTCAGGATGGCAACATCTGGACTTCTGCCGGCGTAACAACTGGCATGGACCTCGCGCTGTCGCTCGTGGAGATGGATTGGGGGCATGATATCGCCCTGCAGGTTGCACGCTACAATGTGATGTACATGATGCGACCGGGCGGCCAGTCACAGTTCAGCGCCCACTTGATTGCGCAACGTGCAGAAGATCCAGTGATCAACTCGACGCTCGACTACGTGCTTGGTCACCTCGACCAGCCCCTGTCGGTCACGGCCCTAGCGGCGCGTGCCTGTATGTCTGAACGCACCTTCGCTCGCAAATTCAAGGAAGAAACCAAAGTCACGCCTGCGCACTATGTAGAAGCTGCGCGCGTGCAAGCCGCACGAGTAGAGCTTGAGCAATCCGACACCGGCATAGAACAAATTGCCGTCTCGACGGGGTTCCAGAGCGCAGAACGTATGCGTCGCGCTTTCCAACGTCATGTTGGTGTATCCGCCTCCGACTATCGAGAGAGGTTCCGATCTTCCGCGTCCAACCTGTTTCAGCCGCGGGAGGGGGCAAAATGA
- a CDS encoding iron-containing alcohol dehydrogenase encodes MISPDRVESGAGKSKDIAKIVRRFGAERIVIATSNSVLTKIPHVDRLMKALDGLTCEVYPNCRQHSPESDITNLVTRLGASDAQAVVSIGGSSVFDTVKVAVSRHADATGQSVIPQIAIPTTLSAGEFTPGAGYTEEETQTKKLVLDMRAAPRCVILDPEVTVGTPEELWLSSGVKALDHALEAVWAINPHPYVDTLALEAIRLLFKQLPNSRDASNLEARAACQFGAWMSISGVGASGMRLSHFLGHQIGARLHIPHGITSCILLPSVMRYLRDRTLEPQCRIAAAMGIARDGRTDEDVADEAADKIEAFIRDLGLPDSIKAAGGNHDDIEAITESSYRAAIQLGLSDDLPLGAQSIRQILLQA; translated from the coding sequence ATGATCTCGCCGGACAGGGTGGAATCCGGTGCTGGAAAGTCGAAAGATATTGCCAAGATCGTGCGTCGCTTCGGCGCAGAGAGAATCGTCATCGCCACATCGAACAGTGTTCTGACAAAAATTCCACATGTCGACAGACTGATGAAGGCGCTGGATGGTCTCACCTGCGAAGTCTACCCGAATTGCCGGCAACACTCGCCGGAGAGTGACATCACCAATCTTGTCACGCGGCTCGGAGCGTCGGATGCTCAGGCAGTTGTTTCGATTGGCGGCAGCAGCGTATTTGATACCGTCAAGGTGGCCGTTTCCCGCCACGCCGATGCGACGGGCCAGTCTGTCATTCCGCAAATCGCCATTCCGACCACATTGTCGGCCGGCGAGTTCACACCCGGTGCTGGCTATACAGAAGAAGAAACCCAGACGAAGAAACTCGTTCTGGACATGCGGGCGGCGCCGCGCTGTGTAATTCTGGATCCGGAAGTTACCGTCGGCACACCGGAAGAACTTTGGTTGTCCAGCGGTGTGAAGGCGCTGGATCATGCCCTGGAGGCAGTCTGGGCCATCAATCCTCACCCTTATGTAGACACGCTGGCCCTGGAGGCGATCCGTCTGCTCTTTAAGCAGCTGCCGAACTCACGCGATGCCTCCAATCTTGAGGCCCGGGCGGCCTGTCAGTTCGGTGCGTGGATGTCGATTTCCGGCGTCGGTGCATCCGGCATGCGGCTCAGCCACTTCCTGGGGCATCAGATCGGCGCACGCCTGCATATTCCGCACGGCATTACGTCCTGTATTCTTCTGCCGTCCGTCATGCGCTATCTCCGTGACCGTACGCTGGAGCCGCAGTGCCGGATCGCGGCGGCCATGGGGATTGCCCGCGATGGCCGGACTGACGAGGACGTGGCCGATGAGGCCGCAGACAAGATAGAGGCGTTTATTCGGGATTTAGGATTGCCGGACAGCATCAAAGCCGCTGGCGGCAATCACGATGACATCGAAGCAATTACTGAGTCTAGCTACCGCGCCGCAATCCAACTGGGACTGTCAGACGACCTTCCGCTCGGAGCTCAAAGCATCAGACAGATTCTCTTGCAGGCGTAG
- a CDS encoding glycine zipper family protein codes for MNNVSLPVMLMLGLAVAGCANTGAKYQPINDGPKAAGYAADLSDCQALATERSYTNGDMKTDAAIGAGIGAIAGLADDDVSDTEGLIAGAIVGAVAGGSVGMVETREQRRKIVIECMQGRGHPVVG; via the coding sequence ATGAATAATGTATCCCTCCCGGTTATGTTGATGCTCGGTCTCGCCGTTGCAGGCTGTGCAAATACTGGTGCCAAATACCAACCGATTAATGATGGTCCCAAGGCGGCTGGATATGCAGCAGACCTGTCAGACTGCCAGGCCCTCGCGACCGAGCGTTCATACACGAACGGCGACATGAAAACCGACGCTGCCATCGGTGCTGGTATCGGTGCTATCGCTGGTCTTGCAGACGATGACGTCTCCGATACGGAGGGTCTTATCGCGGGTGCGATCGTCGGGGCCGTTGCAGGCGGCAGCGTGGGCATGGTCGAGACGCGTGAGCAGCGTCGTAAGATCGTCATCGAATGCATGCAGGGACGAGGGCATCCGGTCGTCGGATAA
- a CDS encoding CoA-acylating methylmalonate-semialdehyde dehydrogenase translates to MKRIPHFIDGSAVESTTENVLTVMNPATGEQTASVPIATPDEVEAAVNAARKAFPAWSETTPIKRARIMFRFRELLEANQENIAQLITSEHGKVLSDAMGEVTRGLEVVEYVTGIPHILTGLASENVGTGVDSYGLRYPLGVCVGISPFNFPAMVPMWMFPVAIACGNTFILKPSEKTPSAALFIAKLLAQAGLPAGVFNVVHGDKSCVDQLLDHPEVKAISFVGSTPVAEYIYAQASGNGKRVQALGGAKNHMVIMPGADIDEAADALMGAAYGSAGERCMAVSVAVAVGDDVADTLVAALKRRIKDLKVGPGTQADADMGPLISKQHLDKVTGYVSVGQSEGADLVVDGRSGFGDEAQSGYFLGPSLFDGVSDGMRILNEEIFGPVLSIVRRSSLDEALDLINAHEYGNGAVIYTPDGEEARRFTREVFAGMVGVNVPIPVPVAYHSFGGWKRSLFGDHHMHGAEGVRFYTRLKTISTRWPKSRSAASQYAMPTLE, encoded by the coding sequence ATGAAAAGAATACCGCATTTTATCGATGGATCAGCGGTGGAAAGCACCACTGAAAATGTCCTTACCGTGATGAATCCGGCAACCGGAGAGCAAACCGCTTCCGTTCCTATCGCGACACCAGACGAAGTCGAAGCCGCGGTAAATGCAGCGCGGAAAGCGTTTCCTGCATGGTCAGAAACTACGCCAATCAAGCGCGCCAGGATCATGTTCCGTTTCCGAGAACTCCTGGAGGCTAATCAGGAGAATATCGCCCAGCTGATTACTTCAGAACACGGAAAGGTTTTATCGGATGCGATGGGTGAAGTCACCCGCGGATTGGAAGTTGTCGAGTATGTTACCGGTATCCCCCATATCCTGACCGGATTGGCATCAGAAAATGTGGGCACAGGCGTCGACAGTTATGGCCTGAGATATCCGCTTGGTGTTTGCGTTGGTATTTCTCCATTCAATTTCCCGGCAATGGTGCCGATGTGGATGTTCCCCGTCGCCATCGCCTGCGGGAATACGTTCATCCTGAAGCCTAGCGAGAAGACACCTTCAGCGGCTCTCTTTATCGCTAAACTCCTTGCGCAGGCCGGCCTCCCGGCCGGCGTGTTCAATGTCGTTCATGGCGACAAATCCTGTGTGGACCAACTGTTGGATCATCCTGAAGTAAAAGCCATCAGTTTCGTCGGCTCCACCCCTGTCGCCGAATACATATATGCTCAGGCGTCCGGCAATGGAAAACGTGTCCAGGCGCTCGGCGGTGCCAAGAACCATATGGTCATCATGCCGGGTGCCGATATTGATGAAGCCGCAGACGCGCTCATGGGGGCCGCTTACGGATCCGCGGGCGAACGCTGCATGGCGGTATCCGTAGCTGTGGCGGTCGGAGACGATGTCGCAGACACTCTGGTCGCCGCCCTTAAAAGGCGGATCAAAGACTTGAAGGTCGGCCCGGGGACCCAGGCGGACGCCGACATGGGGCCCCTGATCTCCAAACAGCACCTGGATAAAGTGACTGGCTATGTGAGCGTCGGACAATCAGAAGGCGCCGACTTGGTCGTCGATGGACGGAGCGGCTTCGGGGACGAGGCCCAGTCAGGGTATTTCCTCGGGCCATCGCTGTTTGACGGCGTGTCAGACGGTATGCGCATCCTGAACGAAGAGATCTTCGGTCCTGTACTCAGCATCGTCCGGCGTTCGTCATTGGATGAAGCACTCGATCTGATCAATGCTCACGAATATGGAAACGGCGCTGTCATCTACACACCGGATGGAGAGGAAGCGCGGCGGTTCACACGGGAAGTCTTTGCCGGCATGGTCGGTGTCAATGTCCCGATTCCCGTGCCGGTCGCGTATCACTCCTTCGGCGGATGGAAGCGCTCCCTGTTCGGCGATCACCATATGCATGGCGCAGAAGGCGTCCGCTTCTATACGCGGCTCAAGACCATCTCCACCCGGTGGCCGAAGTCCAGGTCTGCGGCCAGCCAGTATGCGATGCCCACTCTGGAGTAG
- a CDS encoding solute:sodium symporter family transporter: protein MILTISTFLLFTAFVAVISYLATRHHRMDTSDAYFLGGRTLSAWLIAGSLMLTNLSTEHLIGLNGDAFNHTFAVTAWETTAALAMVLMALYFLPRYLKSGFATIPQFLKARYDGQTRTIATLIFLFSYVVAILPVVLLFGATGIDSLFDISQRTGLSPNVTKWILVWGIGTLGSVYAVFGGLRAVAISDTINGIGFLIAGLLIPVLALTMIGHGNAFAGLETVYSEEHPKFDITGDEPGSFLPFSVLFTGMIVNQIFFWCTNQSIVQRALGAQNLAEGQKGVLLAAFFKLLGPAVVVLPGIIAFHLFKDDLSSDQYLLAYPMLVKEVLPSWLVGFFAAVMVGAVLSTFNSVLNSSATLFSEGIYHALLHRDASGPRIVMSGRICSVILALAAMFAAPLIDTSGSLYNYLQKINATFFGPMLAVILLGFLTKRVSALSAKIVLIAGPAAFFLLVFAFETPVQAFLRAVFQTQYDIHFLHLLAFVFVVSVLFMLTVSAFAPAKSVYTPTYTHDVDVTPWRFAKPVGAAIAASTVLFYFLLAQ from the coding sequence ATGATTCTCACCATATCCACATTTCTATTGTTCACGGCATTTGTCGCTGTGATCTCATATCTCGCAACCCGGCACCACCGGATGGACACGTCCGACGCATATTTTCTTGGTGGCCGGACTTTGTCCGCCTGGCTGATCGCCGGATCGCTGATGCTGACAAACCTTTCAACAGAACATCTGATCGGACTCAACGGCGATGCGTTTAATCACACATTCGCGGTCACAGCCTGGGAAACAACAGCAGCGCTCGCCATGGTCCTGATGGCGCTCTATTTCCTGCCCCGATACCTGAAGAGTGGTTTTGCCACGATCCCGCAGTTTCTCAAGGCCAGGTACGATGGACAGACGCGGACGATCGCTACACTGATTTTCCTGTTCTCATACGTTGTCGCGATCCTGCCTGTCGTTTTGTTGTTCGGCGCAACCGGCATAGATAGTCTTTTTGACATTTCACAGCGAACAGGCCTTTCACCCAATGTCACGAAATGGATCCTTGTCTGGGGCATTGGCACATTGGGATCAGTCTACGCCGTATTTGGCGGGCTGAGAGCCGTCGCCATTTCCGATACGATCAATGGCATAGGCTTTCTCATTGCCGGACTGCTCATACCGGTTCTTGCCCTGACCATGATCGGGCACGGCAACGCCTTCGCCGGCCTGGAAACGGTCTACAGCGAAGAACACCCAAAATTTGATATCACCGGCGACGAGCCCGGGTCCTTCCTGCCCTTCAGCGTGCTCTTTACGGGGATGATTGTGAACCAGATCTTCTTCTGGTGCACCAATCAATCAATTGTCCAACGTGCCCTAGGGGCGCAAAACCTCGCAGAAGGTCAGAAAGGCGTCCTGCTCGCCGCCTTCTTCAAGCTGCTTGGACCGGCCGTGGTCGTCCTGCCTGGTATCATCGCTTTCCACTTGTTCAAGGATGACTTGTCCAGCGACCAATACCTTCTCGCCTACCCCATGCTGGTAAAAGAGGTCCTGCCATCCTGGCTTGTCGGTTTCTTTGCTGCAGTAATGGTCGGAGCGGTCCTTTCCACATTCAACAGCGTCCTGAACAGTTCAGCCACACTGTTCAGCGAAGGCATATATCACGCGCTGTTGCATCGCGATGCCAGCGGACCGCGGATCGTGATGTCCGGGCGGATCTGCAGCGTCATACTGGCACTTGCCGCAATGTTTGCCGCCCCGCTTATCGACACTTCGGGAAGCCTCTACAACTATCTTCAGAAAATCAACGCAACCTTCTTCGGGCCGATGCTTGCGGTGATCCTCTTGGGGTTCCTGACAAAGCGCGTCTCCGCCCTGTCCGCAAAGATTGTCCTTATCGCCGGACCAGCCGCGTTTTTCCTGCTGGTTTTCGCCTTCGAAACACCTGTTCAGGCATTTCTGCGCGCTGTCTTTCAAACACAGTACGACATTCATTTCCTGCATCTGCTTGCATTCGTATTTGTGGTTTCCGTGCTGTTCATGCTCACCGTTTCCGCGTTCGCGCCGGCAAAATCAGTTTATACACCCACCTACACGCATGACGTGGATGTTACACCTTGGCGCTTCGCCAAGCCTGTCGGCGCTGCCATAGCAGCCTCAACAGTCCTCTTCTATTTCCTGCTTGCACAGTGA